Proteins from one Triticum aestivum cultivar Chinese Spring chromosome 7A, IWGSC CS RefSeq v2.1, whole genome shotgun sequence genomic window:
- the LOC123154790 gene encoding putative F-box/LRR-repeat protein 22, producing MGIRSRRRTRAASTDPPCRRRRHRRRRTVDVHSFPWSVMWRDWAALPRDVLWLILSLLPQADILRGAGCVCVSWRRLAVDEPLRWRHIDLAADKDKDKGKDLDSDSDSDIDSDSDTDSDTDSNSDPPAGWQATACAAVRRSAGHCESFRGPVDDIFMLYLADRAPLLRSLHVTCPYNMGRTRMESEIFITMVVKKLPLLEQLVLSDGLIEPGSLAAFADHCPRLRLLNAGGCHTWGRINNTLRARLESRIKDVRLPVLAARCGWIRLMHPRTGRLRG from the exons ATGGGAATAAGGTCGAGGAGGCGAACCAGAGCCGCATCAACTGATccaccgtgccgccgccgccgccaccgccgccgccgcacggtgGACGTGCATAGTTTTCCTTGGTCGGTGATGTGGAGGGACTGGGCGGCGCTCCCCCGCGACGTACTGTGGCTCATCCTGAGCCTTCTCCCgcaggccgacatcctccgcggcGCTGGGTGCGTGTGCGTCTCGTGGCGGCGGCTGGCCGTCGACGAGCCACTGCGGTGGCGGCACATCGACCTCGCCGCCGACAAGGACAAGGACAAGGGCAAGGACTTGGACTCGGACTCGGACTCGGACATAGACTCGGACTCGGACACAGACTCGGACACAGACTCAAACTCAGACCCACCGGCAGGGTGGCAGGCGACGGCGTGTGCTGCCGTGCGGCGCAGCGCCGGCCATTGCGAGTCCTTCCGCGGCCCCGTCGACgacattttcatgctctacttggCAGACAG GGCGCCATTGTTGCGGAGCCTTCACGTGACGTGCCCGTACAACATGGGCCGCACCCGCATGGAAAGCGAGATCTTCATCACGATGGTGGTGAAGAAGCTCCCTCTGCTGGAGCAGCTTGTGCTGTCCGACGGCCTGATCGAGCCAGGCTCGTTGGCTGCCTTCGCCGACCACTGCCCACGCCTCCGGCTGCTCAACGCCGGCGGCTGTCACACCTGGGGCCGCATCAACAACACGTTGCGAGCGAGGCTGGAGAGCAGGATCAAGGATGTCCGGCTGCCAGTCCTGGCCGCCCGCTGCGGATGGATCCGCTTGATGCATCCTCGGACGGGACGTTTGCGCGGGTAG